A genomic stretch from Methylophilus medardicus includes:
- the fhcD gene encoding formylmethanofuran--tetrahydromethanopterin N-formyltransferase, producing the protein MVINGVDIDDTFAEAFNMRGTRILITAQNLRWAYNAANAMTGFATSVIGCGVEAGIERELTEDETPDGRPGLSVLMFAMGSKVLMQQLETRMGQCILTCPTAAAFAGIESEDMISLGKHLRFFGDGHQVSKQIPDANGKRKRYWRIPVMDGEFLTEETTGMVRAIGGGNFLVLGASQAQVLTACEAAIDAMRQHPNVIMPFPGGVVRSGSKVGSKYPKMFASTNDAFCPTLKGVVKSELDPRVESVMEIVVNGLSFEDIAVSMKAGIEAACGLGKDNGILRISAGNYGGKLGQHHFKLRPILSGEVK; encoded by the coding sequence ATGGTCATCAACGGGGTAGACATTGACGATACTTTTGCCGAAGCATTTAATATGCGCGGCACACGTATCTTGATTACCGCGCAAAATTTGCGCTGGGCCTACAATGCAGCAAATGCCATGACGGGTTTTGCCACCAGCGTGATTGGCTGTGGGGTTGAAGCGGGCATTGAACGGGAGCTGACAGAAGACGAGACACCTGATGGTCGTCCCGGCTTAAGTGTGCTGATGTTTGCCATGGGCAGTAAGGTGCTTATGCAACAGCTCGAAACGCGTATGGGCCAGTGCATCTTAACCTGTCCCACCGCGGCAGCCTTTGCTGGTATTGAATCCGAAGACATGATCAGCCTCGGCAAACATTTACGGTTTTTTGGAGATGGTCATCAGGTATCCAAACAGATTCCTGACGCGAACGGTAAGCGCAAGCGTTATTGGCGCATTCCTGTCATGGATGGCGAATTTTTAACCGAGGAAACCACCGGCATGGTGCGCGCGATCGGCGGCGGTAACTTTCTGGTGTTGGGCGCCAGTCAGGCGCAAGTGTTGACCGCTTGCGAGGCGGCCATTGATGCCATGCGTCAACACCCGAATGTGATTATGCCTTTTCCGGGGGGCGTCGTGCGCTCGGGCTCTAAAGTCGGCAGTAAATATCCTAAAATGTTTGCCAGTACCAATGACGCGTTTTGCCCAACCCTCAAAGGCGTGGTTAAAAGCGAACTCGATCCCCGCGTAGAGAGCGTGATGGAAATTGTGGTCAATGGCCTGAGCTTCGAAGACATTGCTGTGTCAATGAAGGCCGGGATTGAAGCGGCCTGTGGACTGGGTAAGGACAATGGCATATTGCGCATTTCAGCCGGTAACTACGGCGGAAAACTGGGGCAACATCATTTTAAGTTGCGTCCGATCTTAAGTGGAGAGGTCAAATGA
- a CDS encoding GltB/FmdC/FwdC-like GXGXG domain-containing protein — MSHITLSAKAVTRHVDCRSLVPNLLSDKSMAEIAAMRLAADLTVADVFEVSVEADEAHTITFLNTTSAHQYIGFAMTAGQIIVAGDAGDYLGAQLQNGVLICKGNAGARAGDRMRRGMLLIEGNVGEYCASDMMAGTLGVLGNTGAYLGYGMKRGTLLLAQAPAAQATWIDCGLHKLPFLNILYKSFKRLDSRFTQINSQRVQRLVGDMGGLGKAEMLVIQP, encoded by the coding sequence ATGAGCCACATTACACTGTCAGCCAAAGCGGTGACACGTCACGTCGATTGCCGGTCGCTGGTGCCAAACTTGCTCTCGGACAAATCGATGGCTGAGATTGCTGCCATGCGATTGGCCGCCGATCTGACCGTGGCGGATGTATTTGAGGTGAGCGTCGAAGCAGACGAAGCGCACACCATCACTTTTTTAAACACCACCAGCGCGCATCAATACATCGGTTTTGCCATGACAGCAGGTCAAATCATTGTGGCTGGAGATGCTGGGGATTATTTAGGGGCACAATTACAAAATGGTGTGCTGATTTGTAAAGGCAACGCTGGGGCACGGGCGGGTGATCGAATGCGACGTGGCATGCTGCTGATTGAAGGTAATGTCGGCGAATATTGCGCCTCAGACATGATGGCTGGCACCTTAGGCGTGCTCGGTAACACGGGCGCATACCTTGGCTATGGCATGAAACGCGGCACGTTGTTGCTCGCGCAAGCGCCGGCCGCACAAGCTACCTGGATAGACTGCGGTTTGCATAAGTTGCCTTTTTTAAATATTTTGTACAAATCGTTTAAACGCCTAGACAGCCGCTTTACCCAAATCAATAGCCAGCGCGTGCAACGCTTGGTAGGCGATATGGGCGGCTTAGGCAAAGCAGAAATGCTGGTGATCCAGCCTTAA
- the trhO gene encoding oxygen-dependent tRNA uridine(34) hydroxylase TrhO, with protein MSQYLTAALYKFVPLHDYQALQQPILQACQQHQIKGTLLLAKEGINGTIAGAPDAIRAVLAYLRSDPRLVDLEHKESWADSHPFYRMKVKLKKEIVTMGVPEVDPNLVVGTYVKPEDWNAIISDPEVIVLDTRNDYEVHIGTFKGALDPKTTTFREFPQYVAENLDKTKHKKVAMFCTGGIRCEKASSYMKQQGFEEVYHLQGGILKYLETVPKEQSLWQGECFVFDQRVAVKHGLEVGDHDQCYACRMPLTPEEMQSEQYEAGISCPYCYDKLSAEKKESLRERQKQVKLARMRGQQHIGEQNQ; from the coding sequence ATGAGCCAATACCTAACCGCTGCCCTCTATAAATTTGTCCCCTTGCATGACTATCAAGCACTGCAACAACCGATTTTGCAGGCATGCCAGCAACACCAAATCAAAGGCACCCTGCTGCTGGCAAAAGAGGGCATCAACGGGACAATTGCCGGGGCGCCAGATGCAATTCGGGCAGTATTAGCCTATTTGCGATCTGATCCACGTCTGGTCGACCTCGAACACAAAGAGTCCTGGGCAGATAGCCACCCGTTTTACCGCATGAAGGTCAAACTGAAAAAAGAAATCGTCACCATGGGCGTGCCTGAGGTAGACCCTAATTTAGTGGTGGGGACCTACGTCAAGCCTGAAGATTGGAATGCCATTATTTCTGACCCAGAAGTGATTGTGCTCGATACGCGTAATGACTACGAAGTGCATATTGGGACGTTTAAAGGTGCATTAGATCCTAAAACCACGACCTTCCGAGAGTTTCCGCAATACGTGGCTGAAAACCTCGATAAAACCAAGCACAAAAAAGTCGCCATGTTCTGTACGGGGGGTATCCGCTGTGAAAAAGCGTCCTCCTACATGAAGCAACAAGGGTTTGAAGAGGTCTACCACCTGCAGGGCGGCATTCTAAAATATCTCGAAACGGTGCCTAAAGAACAAAGCCTGTGGCAAGGCGAGTGTTTTGTGTTTGACCAGCGCGTTGCAGTCAAACACGGCCTCGAAGTAGGCGACCATGATCAATGCTACGCCTGCCGCATGCCACTTACCCCCGAAGAAATGCAGAGTGAACAGTATGAAGCGGGCATTTCTTGCCCTTATTGCTATGACAAATTATCTGCCGAGAAAAAAGAGTCGTTGCGTGAGCGGCAAAAACAGGTGAAGTTAGCCAGAATGCGCGGGCAACAACACATTGGTGAACAGAATCAGTAA
- a CDS encoding integron integrase: MAYTPEVKQPIKLFPLIVDRLRTLNYSQRTEEAYIQWIKRYILHHGKRHPREMGVAEVEDFLTHLAIEKTVAASTQNQAKSALHFLYDEVLGQRLPALENMSKVKAQKRLPVVLSPQEVQAILSGLDGARWLMASLLYGSGLKVMECLRLRVADIDFSRLEILVRDEQGYKNRITLLASSLVNPLQLHLQAVEALFRDDLSKGLGEVWMPPALVKKQATSGKDWAWQYVFPASRLSVVQTSGAVYRHHADEKPLQRAIKKAAEHARIHKQVSPNVLRHSFAAHLLQGGQALKTVQQLMGHADESTTLLYTKVVMTGGRGVASPLDVI; this comes from the coding sequence ATGGCATACACACCTGAAGTGAAACAGCCTATTAAGTTGTTTCCCTTGATTGTTGACCGCTTGCGTACGCTGAATTACAGCCAGCGCACTGAAGAAGCCTACATTCAGTGGATTAAACGATACATTCTGCATCATGGCAAGCGGCACCCGCGTGAGATGGGGGTGGCTGAGGTGGAGGATTTTTTAACGCATTTAGCCATCGAAAAAACCGTGGCCGCTAGCACACAAAATCAAGCGAAGAGCGCCCTGCATTTTTTATATGATGAAGTGCTTGGGCAGCGATTGCCGGCGCTCGAGAATATGTCAAAAGTCAAGGCACAGAAGCGTTTGCCGGTGGTCTTGAGTCCACAAGAAGTGCAAGCCATTCTCTCAGGGCTGGATGGCGCGCGATGGCTGATGGCCAGTTTGCTTTACGGGAGCGGCTTAAAAGTGATGGAATGCTTGCGTTTGCGGGTTGCGGATATTGATTTCTCACGATTGGAGATTTTGGTCCGCGACGAACAGGGTTATAAAAATCGAATCACCCTGCTGGCTTCGAGCTTGGTCAACCCCTTGCAGTTGCATCTGCAAGCAGTAGAGGCCTTATTTCGAGATGACTTATCCAAAGGCTTGGGGGAGGTATGGATGCCTCCAGCTTTGGTCAAAAAACAAGCCACGTCTGGCAAGGATTGGGCTTGGCAGTATGTGTTCCCAGCGAGCAGGCTATCGGTGGTGCAGACATCCGGCGCGGTTTATCGCCACCATGCCGATGAAAAACCGCTGCAACGGGCAATTAAAAAAGCGGCGGAACACGCGCGCATCCACAAACAGGTGTCGCCAAATGTGCTGCGTCACAGCTTTGCAGCACACTTATTGCAAGGTGGGCAAGCGCTCAAGACGGTGCAACAACTGATGGGGCATGCTGATGAAAGCACCACGCTACTGTATACCAAGGTGGTGATGACGGGCGGCCGAGGCGTGGCCAGCCCTTTAGATGTCATTTAA
- a CDS encoding FMN-binding negative transcriptional regulator, which translates to MYVPTHFAESNIDVLHQLMRAHPFATLITMSSAGINANHVPLHLIPEAGQYGALQGHVARANPVWSDLVHEVEALVIFQGPDAYISPSWYPTKQIDGKVVPTWNYITVHAYGTLRVIDDPAWVKNQLESLTTQLEASFEKPWAIADAPMAFTDNMINAIVGVEILITKLVGKWKLSQNQPALNQAGVVQGLQSLKQSEATELASAVEKAHKKAR; encoded by the coding sequence ATGTATGTACCCACCCATTTTGCAGAGTCAAACATCGATGTGCTACATCAGTTAATGCGGGCACATCCTTTTGCGACCTTGATTACGATGTCTTCTGCAGGGATTAACGCCAATCATGTTCCCTTGCACTTGATCCCAGAGGCAGGGCAGTACGGGGCATTGCAGGGGCATGTCGCGCGCGCAAACCCTGTGTGGAGCGATCTCGTCCACGAGGTGGAGGCGTTGGTGATTTTTCAAGGCCCAGATGCCTATATCAGCCCATCCTGGTATCCAACAAAACAAATAGACGGCAAAGTGGTCCCCACGTGGAATTACATCACCGTGCATGCTTACGGCACATTGCGGGTGATTGATGATCCAGCATGGGTAAAAAATCAACTCGAGTCACTGACTACGCAACTGGAGGCATCGTTTGAAAAGCCTTGGGCCATTGCTGATGCGCCGATGGCGTTCACCGACAACATGATCAACGCGATTGTGGGCGTTGAAATATTGATTACAAAACTTGTCGGCAAATGGAAGCTGAGCCAGAACCAACCTGCATTGAATCAAGCGGGGGTGGTGCAAGGCTTACAGTCGCTCAAGCAGTCAGAGGCCACTGAACTGGCAAGCGCGGTTGAAAAAGCACATAAAAAGGCCCGCTAA
- a CDS encoding VOC family protein, whose product MSNLSVTEIKAFVPAKQFALSRQFYLDLGFSLASEGGGVAYFHIGDASFLLQDFCADNLAENFMMHLLVQDVDAWWQQITQSGIVEKYGVKLSPIQLQPWGMRDFCIADPSGVLWRIGQNVD is encoded by the coding sequence ATGTCAAATTTAAGTGTCACGGAAATTAAGGCATTTGTTCCAGCAAAACAGTTTGCGTTATCCAGGCAGTTTTATCTCGATCTTGGCTTTAGTCTGGCGTCAGAAGGCGGCGGTGTTGCTTACTTTCATATTGGGGATGCTAGCTTTTTATTACAGGATTTTTGTGCGGATAACCTTGCCGAAAATTTTATGATGCATTTGCTGGTGCAAGATGTGGATGCCTGGTGGCAGCAGATAACGCAAAGCGGCATTGTTGAAAAATACGGCGTCAAACTGTCGCCGATCCAGCTGCAGCCGTGGGGGATGCGCGATTTTTGTATCGCCGATCCGTCAGGGGTGTTGTGGCGCATTGGTCAAAATGTCGATTAA
- a CDS encoding PQQ-dependent sugar dehydrogenase, with protein MYDLNQRWPIASNLSGLLRAIRVGCLTAVLSVQTFAASDDVVPKLLLSGSDAAAVEKAPEPARISSVFGTQPLKEYKLPFEDQYPTGPFERLDKKLFLFISKCGEVFFVRHNEAMELVKPGKSLAKYIPGSETSADESSSKQLVYCRELSGVKDSLLVGKTLYVAYTAWDEASNGVRLAVSEFEVDIENSEVSFNREIYISRPAIKEPILGHQVGGKLALGENERTLYLSIGDFSKPDRVQDKTTSLGKVVRVDLQRLNAEVYASGFRSPSGGLYFDRESNELWLTDHGPRGGDEINLVKRGKNYGWPVVSYGTIYERDGMSGYYGNKFNSHEGHEKPMMTFVPSIGIGPLVKYPSSGRNDFWDNDLFVAGMGNTTLYRVRKEGTTLVYAEPVLSGYRIRAIQIDQNGTFYLKTDHNQLLISEQE; from the coding sequence TTGTATGATCTCAATCAGCGATGGCCCATCGCTTCTAACCTATCTGGCTTATTGAGAGCCATTCGAGTAGGGTGTCTAACCGCAGTTTTATCCGTCCAGACATTCGCCGCAAGTGATGATGTGGTGCCTAAATTATTGCTCTCCGGTAGCGACGCGGCAGCGGTTGAAAAAGCCCCTGAACCTGCCCGAATTAGCTCGGTATTTGGCACGCAACCGCTCAAAGAATATAAATTACCTTTTGAGGACCAATATCCCACCGGACCTTTCGAGCGTTTGGACAAAAAGCTGTTTTTATTTATCAGCAAGTGTGGCGAGGTATTTTTCGTGCGCCACAACGAGGCCATGGAGCTGGTGAAACCTGGTAAGTCTTTGGCAAAGTATATCCCCGGTAGCGAGACCTCGGCCGATGAGAGTAGTAGTAAGCAACTGGTCTATTGCCGAGAGTTGTCTGGTGTCAAAGATTCGTTATTGGTCGGCAAGACACTTTATGTAGCATATACCGCCTGGGACGAGGCCAGCAACGGCGTGCGACTGGCGGTGAGTGAGTTTGAGGTCGACATCGAAAATAGCGAAGTCAGTTTTAACCGCGAGATTTATATCAGCCGTCCGGCAATCAAAGAGCCTATTTTGGGCCATCAGGTGGGCGGCAAACTGGCGCTGGGTGAGAATGAGCGCACCCTGTATTTGAGCATCGGTGATTTTTCTAAGCCTGACCGCGTGCAAGATAAAACGACCTCATTAGGCAAAGTGGTGCGGGTGGATCTGCAACGCCTCAATGCGGAAGTGTACGCTTCAGGGTTTCGCTCACCTTCGGGTGGCTTGTATTTTGACCGTGAAAGCAATGAGTTGTGGCTCACGGATCATGGCCCGCGTGGGGGTGACGAAATTAACTTGGTGAAACGTGGTAAAAACTATGGCTGGCCGGTGGTCAGTTATGGCACCATTTATGAGCGCGATGGGATGAGTGGCTACTATGGCAATAAGTTTAACAGCCATGAGGGCCATGAAAAGCCCATGATGACTTTTGTACCTTCGATTGGCATCGGTCCGCTGGTGAAATATCCCTCTAGCGGGCGTAATGACTTTTGGGACAATGACTTGTTTGTGGCGGGCATGGGCAATACCACCTTGTATCGCGTGCGCAAAGAGGGCACAACCCTGGTTTATGCTGAGCCCGTACTCAGTGGCTATCGCATCCGAGCTATTCAGATAGATCAAAACGGCACCTTTTATTTGAAGACCGACCATAATCAGCTGTTGATTTCCGAGCAAGAGTAA
- a CDS encoding YnfA family protein, whose amino-acid sequence MIKTLFLFVLTALAEIIGCYLPYLWLREGKSAWLLLPAAISLALFAWLLSLHPTAAGRVYAAYGGVYIGVAIVWLWLVEGVRPSGWDMLGTAVAMLGMAIIMFAPRPV is encoded by the coding sequence TTGATTAAAACTTTATTTTTATTTGTGTTGACTGCGCTGGCAGAGATTATCGGTTGTTATTTGCCCTATCTTTGGCTGAGAGAGGGGAAGAGTGCTTGGCTGTTACTGCCAGCAGCGATCAGTTTGGCGCTGTTCGCCTGGTTGTTGAGCCTGCATCCAACCGCTGCCGGTCGAGTGTATGCCGCTTATGGGGGCGTTTATATTGGTGTTGCTATTGTCTGGTTATGGCTGGTTGAGGGCGTCCGTCCCTCGGGCTGGGACATGCTAGGCACCGCGGTTGCGATGCTAGGCATGGCGATCATTATGTTTGCACCAAGGCCCGTATGA
- a CDS encoding outer membrane protein assembly factor BamD, with the protein MPRILPLNTLFTRAFILITALALSACAIFGNPNPPDETKGWAEQRLYAAGQEKMVDKNFDKAIDYFKKLEARYPHGVYATQSQLEVAYAYFKKSEPVLCLAAVDRFIKLHPNHPNLDYAYYLKGLATFNERGIIEKYTKQEINDRDPKTLRVSFNAFKELVERFPNSRYAKDATQRMIYLVNTLAMHEMHVARYYMQRKAYVAALNRTRYVLETYPNSSSVEDALVTMVSAYDAMDLTDLKNDTLRILKTNYPENPMISGKINEDEKIWWKFWESLY; encoded by the coding sequence ATGCCTCGCATTTTACCGCTTAACACCCTGTTCACGCGTGCTTTTATTTTAATCACTGCGTTGGCTTTGAGTGCTTGCGCCATTTTCGGCAACCCAAACCCGCCCGATGAAACCAAAGGCTGGGCTGAGCAGCGCTTGTATGCCGCGGGGCAAGAGAAGATGGTAGATAAAAACTTTGACAAAGCCATCGACTACTTTAAGAAGCTAGAGGCGCGCTATCCGCATGGCGTGTATGCCACGCAATCACAGCTAGAAGTGGCCTACGCCTACTTTAAAAAATCAGAGCCAGTGCTGTGCCTGGCTGCCGTTGATCGCTTTATTAAGCTACATCCTAACCATCCAAACCTTGACTATGCTTATTACTTAAAAGGGTTAGCCACCTTTAATGAGCGCGGCATTATCGAAAAGTACACTAAACAAGAGATTAATGACCGCGATCCCAAAACATTGCGTGTGTCATTTAATGCGTTTAAAGAGCTGGTCGAGCGTTTTCCGAATAGCCGTTACGCCAAAGATGCCACCCAACGCATGATTTATCTGGTGAACACATTGGCCATGCACGAGATGCACGTCGCACGCTACTACATGCAACGCAAGGCTTATGTCGCCGCGCTTAACCGCACACGCTACGTGCTAGAAACCTATCCCAATTCGAGTTCGGTTGAAGATGCGCTGGTCACCATGGTGAGCGCCTATGACGCCATGGATCTGACGGACCTCAAAAATGATACCCTGCGTATCCTGAAAACCAACTACCCTGAAAACCCGATGATCAGCGGCAAAATTAACGAAGATGAAAAAATCTGGTGGAAATTTTGGGAAAGCTTGTATTAA
- the rluD gene encoding 23S rRNA pseudouridine(1911/1915/1917) synthase RluD → MLFENMKESASLHLVVPSNLGGQRLDLALQQMLPDHSRSRLQAWIKEGLVMLDGKAPTAKTKVWGGEQLVVNPPQNAQENAFAPEDIPLDVVYEDDTLIIINKPAGLVVHPAAGNWSGTLLNALLFHWPLLKDVPRAGIVHRLDKDTSGLLVVAKTLEAQTSLVRQLQARTVKREYRAIVWGQLWRNGKVDQPVGRHPHHRTKMAVIRRGRPAVTHYEILERFGTNTYLRCNLETGRTHQIRVHLQYLNAPMVGDPMYGIGNIIPHKIMTPELREVIGNFKRQALHAIKLGLIHPVTNAPMEWQIDLADDMRELLEAMRVVKPVEELPPLPDFNVDENGLYVGEDDDDWDDDLDDDAALEDEDWADVDE, encoded by the coding sequence ATGCTGTTTGAAAATATGAAAGAAAGCGCCTCATTACATCTGGTCGTTCCTAGCAATCTCGGCGGGCAACGTCTTGATCTGGCTTTGCAGCAAATGTTACCAGACCACTCTCGCAGCCGCTTGCAGGCATGGATTAAAGAGGGGCTGGTGATGCTAGATGGCAAAGCGCCGACTGCTAAAACCAAAGTTTGGGGGGGGGAGCAGCTAGTGGTGAACCCGCCGCAAAACGCACAAGAAAACGCGTTCGCGCCAGAAGATATTCCGCTGGACGTGGTGTATGAAGACGACACGCTGATTATTATCAATAAGCCTGCTGGTTTGGTCGTACATCCGGCTGCTGGCAATTGGAGTGGCACCTTGCTCAATGCCTTGCTGTTTCATTGGCCATTGCTCAAAGATGTGCCGCGCGCGGGGATCGTGCACAGGTTAGATAAAGATACCAGCGGTTTATTAGTGGTGGCCAAAACGCTAGAAGCACAAACAAGCCTAGTGCGCCAGTTACAAGCACGCACGGTGAAACGAGAGTACCGTGCGATTGTGTGGGGGCAATTATGGCGTAACGGCAAGGTGGATCAGCCGGTGGGGCGTCATCCACATCATCGCACCAAGATGGCGGTGATCCGCCGTGGTCGTCCCGCCGTCACCCACTATGAGATTCTTGAACGCTTTGGCACCAATACCTATCTGCGTTGCAACCTCGAAACAGGCCGCACACACCAAATTCGGGTCCATTTGCAGTATTTGAATGCGCCGATGGTGGGTGACCCAATGTACGGCATCGGCAACATCATTCCGCATAAAATCATGACCCCAGAGCTACGTGAGGTGATTGGCAATTTCAAACGGCAGGCCTTGCATGCCATTAAATTGGGGTTGATCCATCCGGTGACGAATGCGCCGATGGAGTGGCAGATTGACTTGGCGGATGATATGCGTGAGTTGCTGGAAGCCATGCGTGTCGTCAAACCGGTGGAAGAGCTACCGCCACTGCCTGACTTTAATGTGGATGAAAATGGCTTGTATGTGGGTGAAGACGATGATGATTGGGACGACGATTTAGACGATGACGCCGCGCTAGAGGATGAAGACTGGGCAGATGTGGATGAGTGA
- the pgeF gene encoding peptidoglycan editing factor PgeF — MASIPFITPDWQAPANVQALQTTRHGGVSGGVYASLNLGDHVKDLPQHVAANRQLLSPELPSEPVWLNQVHGTRVIDAAQATCLESADASFTCRQRVVCVTMTADCLPILLCDQAGTTVAAIHAGWRSLCDGVIEATLGAMPVQASQIMAWLGPAIGPEAFEVGAEVRAQFMAQDVQAATAFKAHGDKWLGDLYALAGQRLRALGVTEISGGGRCTYQESDTFFSYRRDGDTGRMATFIWLD, encoded by the coding sequence ATGGCCAGCATTCCTTTCATCACGCCTGATTGGCAGGCACCTGCCAATGTGCAGGCCTTGCAAACGACCCGCCATGGTGGGGTGAGTGGCGGCGTCTATGCCAGTCTGAACCTGGGCGATCACGTGAAAGATCTGCCGCAACACGTCGCGGCAAACCGTCAATTATTGAGTCCTGAGTTGCCTAGTGAGCCGGTTTGGCTCAATCAGGTGCATGGCACACGTGTGATTGATGCAGCGCAAGCCACTTGCCTGGAATCCGCCGATGCAAGCTTTACCTGCCGCCAGCGGGTGGTCTGTGTGACGATGACGGCAGACTGTCTGCCCATTTTGCTCTGCGATCAAGCAGGCACCACGGTTGCTGCCATTCATGCAGGTTGGCGTAGCCTGTGTGATGGGGTGATTGAAGCCACGCTGGGCGCGATGCCTGTGCAAGCTTCTCAGATCATGGCGTGGCTTGGCCCAGCCATTGGCCCGGAGGCATTTGAGGTGGGGGCAGAGGTCAGAGCGCAGTTTATGGCCCAAGATGTGCAGGCCGCCACCGCTTTTAAAGCGCACGGCGATAAATGGCTGGGCGATTTATACGCCTTGGCCGGGCAGCGCTTACGGGCGCTGGGCGTAACAGAGATATCCGGCGGTGGGCGCTGCACTTATCAAGAGTCAGACACTTTTTTTAGTTATAGACGCGACGGCGATACGGGACGCATGGCAACATTCATCTGGCTAGACTAA
- a CDS encoding HAD family hydrolase: MKKHLIFDLDGTLIDSAASILQCFALAFSSTGTPLLMPLTPDVIGPPLMETLKRLSGQQDDTLLKTLAEAFKHHYDNTGYLQSVVFKGVPAMLQQLNDQGYACYIATNKRFFPTEKIIAHLGWQPLFKGVYALDFFKPAVSTKAEMIARVVKDHALPVAECVYIGDRLEDGQSADANHMAFTLVSWGYAGDVGLRAPHWHVCADVDALPTVIATLAEKTAHDD; encoded by the coding sequence ATGAAAAAACATTTAATCTTTGATTTAGACGGCACCCTGATTGATTCTGCCGCCAGTATTCTGCAATGTTTTGCGTTGGCTTTCAGCTCAACGGGCACCCCGTTGTTAATGCCGCTGACCCCTGACGTGATTGGCCCTCCGCTGATGGAAACGCTCAAACGGTTATCTGGTCAGCAGGATGACACGCTATTAAAGACACTGGCTGAGGCGTTTAAGCACCATTACGACAATACGGGTTACTTGCAGTCTGTGGTGTTTAAGGGTGTACCGGCCATGCTGCAACAACTCAACGACCAAGGCTATGCTTGTTATATCGCTACCAATAAACGGTTTTTTCCCACAGAAAAAATCATTGCGCATTTGGGTTGGCAACCTTTGTTTAAGGGCGTGTATGCCTTAGATTTTTTTAAACCAGCGGTCTCAACCAAAGCCGAGATGATTGCTCGGGTAGTGAAGGATCATGCCTTGCCAGTCGCCGAATGTGTCTATATCGGAGACCGCCTCGAAGACGGTCAGTCAGCGGATGCCAACCATATGGCGTTCACACTGGTGAGTTGGGGTTATGCGGGCGATGTGGGCCTGCGCGCGCCGCATTGGCATGTGTGTGCGGATGTCGACGCTTTGCCCACTGTGATCGCAACGCTGGCAGAAAAAACCGCACATGATGATTAA
- a CDS encoding ZIP family metal transporter: MTPLTTLLSNISPLTGMILACLLGGVLSVCVAALFALNAKKNLIPLLVSYAIGALLAAVFLEILPHAIETSLNIEAMTATMLFGILLFFTLEKLVLWRHCHGEHCEMHAMHDEAHCPELHPQQQSSKKPQGAIKFKLPQVAPAQVVGHHHHAHSHDGGRSGMMIMVGDTFHNFVDGILICAAFMVDMQVGLVTALAIIAHEIPQEVGDFLILLHSGYSKKKAFLFNIFSSLATLVGGLIAYGALNFVQHWVPYILSLAAASMLYVAVADLIPGLHKRTAMRDTLSQIFLIILGVASVALTKWLVEG; this comes from the coding sequence ATGACGCCTTTGACCACATTGCTCTCAAACATTTCGCCGCTCACCGGCATGATACTGGCCTGTTTGTTAGGGGGTGTCCTCAGTGTGTGTGTGGCGGCACTGTTCGCGCTTAATGCCAAAAAGAATTTAATTCCGTTGTTGGTGAGTTATGCCATTGGCGCTTTGTTGGCAGCGGTGTTTCTTGAAATTTTGCCGCATGCGATTGAAACCAGCCTCAATATAGAGGCGATGACCGCCACCATGTTATTCGGCATATTGCTGTTTTTTACGCTTGAAAAGCTCGTGCTCTGGCGGCACTGCCACGGTGAGCATTGCGAAATGCACGCCATGCATGACGAAGCACATTGCCCAGAATTGCATCCGCAACAACAGTCGAGCAAAAAACCGCAGGGCGCGATTAAATTTAAACTACCCCAAGTCGCCCCGGCGCAGGTCGTGGGCCATCACCACCACGCGCATAGCCATGATGGTGGTCGCAGTGGCATGATGATTATGGTGGGGGACACCTTTCATAATTTTGTCGATGGGATTCTGATTTGTGCCGCATTTATGGTGGATATGCAGGTCGGGTTAGTCACGGCGCTAGCGATTATTGCCCATGAAATTCCGCAAGAAGTTGGGGATTTTCTGATCTTGCTACATTCTGGTTATAGCAAGAAAAAAGCGTTTTTATTTAATATTTTTTCGAGCCTTGCCACGCTGGTAGGCGGCTTGATTGCCTATGGTGCGCTCAATTTTGTACAACATTGGGTGCCTTATATCTTAAGCCTAGCCGCGGCCAGCATGTTGTATGTGGCGGTGGCTGATTTGATTCCGGGCTTGCACAAACGCACCGCCATGCGCGATACCTTGAGTCAGATATTTTTAATTATATTAGGGGTGGCGTCTGTCGCCCTCACCAAATGGTTGGTAGAAGGTTAA